In Streptomyces chartreusis NRRL 3882, the following are encoded in one genomic region:
- a CDS encoding CYTH and CHAD domain-containing protein: protein MADRFTADTKREIERKYESEDSGLPDLTGVAGVAAVLDKGVAHLDATYYDTGDERLAASSVTLRRRTGGSDAGWHLKFPVAPGVRDEIHAPLSDTLPDDLAGLVRSRVRGGELLPVVRLRSDRDVRHLVDADGRLLAEVSVDAVRADRLTAGGGEAQWTEIEVELADGQDPAFLDKVEKRLRKAGVRPSASASKLARALAETAPHQQRASAPAGEPVTAGDHVLAYARAQRDAVVELDPAVRRDAEDSVHRMRVATRRLRSTFTSYGELLDRTVTDPVGDELKWLAGELGLDRDREVLTGRLTAALDEVPATLVRGPVAERLHTWASAEHDGARGRLIGVLDSRRYLALLDTLDALIADPPLRKAAGKKPHKKIAKAVTKDFRKVAGLVERAVELEPGTERDVAIHEARKKTKRARYAAEAARPALGKPATDLVKSMKALQILLGEHQDSVMARQALRELSAVAHAAGENTFTYGLLHEREEQRAVRVETELPGFWAGIKDGAAGL from the coding sequence ATGGCGGATCGGTTCACGGCGGACACCAAGCGCGAGATCGAGCGGAAGTACGAGTCCGAGGACAGCGGGCTTCCCGACCTGACCGGAGTCGCCGGGGTCGCGGCCGTGCTCGACAAGGGCGTCGCCCACCTCGACGCCACCTACTACGACACCGGCGACGAACGCCTCGCCGCGTCGTCCGTCACCCTGCGCCGCCGCACCGGCGGCTCGGACGCGGGCTGGCATCTGAAGTTCCCCGTCGCCCCCGGCGTCCGCGACGAGATCCACGCCCCGCTCTCCGACACCCTCCCGGACGACCTCGCCGGGCTCGTCCGCTCCCGCGTCCGCGGCGGCGAACTGCTGCCCGTCGTCCGGCTGCGCTCCGACCGCGACGTACGCCACCTCGTCGACGCCGACGGGCGGCTGCTCGCCGAGGTCAGCGTCGACGCCGTACGGGCCGACCGGCTCACGGCCGGCGGCGGTGAAGCGCAGTGGACGGAGATCGAGGTGGAGCTCGCCGACGGGCAGGACCCGGCCTTCCTCGACAAGGTGGAGAAGCGGCTGCGCAAGGCGGGCGTGCGGCCGTCGGCCTCGGCGTCCAAGCTGGCGCGGGCCCTGGCGGAGACGGCGCCGCACCAGCAGCGGGCGTCCGCCCCCGCCGGAGAACCGGTGACCGCCGGAGACCACGTCCTGGCGTACGCGCGCGCCCAGCGGGACGCCGTCGTCGAACTCGACCCGGCCGTGCGTAGGGACGCCGAGGACTCCGTGCACCGCATGCGCGTGGCCACCCGCAGGCTGCGCAGCACCTTCACGTCGTACGGCGAGCTCCTCGACCGGACCGTCACCGACCCGGTCGGCGACGAGCTGAAGTGGCTGGCCGGTGAGCTGGGCCTGGACCGGGACCGCGAGGTGCTGACCGGACGGCTGACGGCGGCCCTCGACGAGGTGCCGGCCACCCTGGTCCGCGGGCCGGTCGCGGAGCGGCTGCACACCTGGGCGAGCGCCGAGCACGACGGGGCCCGCGGCCGGCTCATCGGCGTCCTGGACTCCCGCCGCTACCTCGCGCTGCTCGACACCTTGGACGCGCTGATCGCCGACCCGCCCCTGCGGAAGGCGGCCGGCAAGAAGCCCCACAAGAAGATCGCCAAGGCCGTCACGAAGGACTTCCGCAAGGTCGCCGGGCTGGTCGAGCGGGCCGTGGAACTGGAGCCCGGTACCGAGCGCGACGTCGCGATCCACGAGGCCCGCAAGAAGACCAAGCGCGCCCGCTACGCCGCGGAGGCGGCCCGACCGGCGCTCGGCAAGCCGGCCACGGACCTGGTCAAGTCCATGAAGGCGCTCCAGATCCTGCTCGGCGAGCACCAGGACAGCGTGATGGCCCGGCAGGCCCTGCGCGAGCTGTCGGCGGTCGCCCACGCGGCCGGGGAGAACACCTTCACCTACGGCCTGCTCCACGAGCGCGAGGAGCAGCGGGCGGTGCGCGTGGAGACCGAGCTGCCCGGATTCTGGGCCGGGATCAAGGACGGGGCGGCGGGCCTCTGA
- a CDS encoding TIGR03960 family B12-binding radical SAM protein — translation MPAEVAASVFPQLEALLPHVQKPIQYVGGELNSTVKDWDSCDVRWALMYPDAYEVGLPNQGVQILYEVLNEQQGVLAERTYSVWPDLEELMREHGVPQFTVDSHRPVKAFDVLGLSFSTELGYTNMLAALDLSGIPLEAKDRGLDDPIVMAGGHAAFNPEPIADFIDCAVIGDGEQAVLEVTAIIRAWKAEGRPGGREELLFRLAKTGGVYVPGFYDVEYLPDGRIARVVPKRSGVPWRVSKHTVMDLDEWPYPKQPLVPLAETVHERMSVEIFRGCTRGCRFCQAGMITRPVRERSITGIGDMVEQGLKATGFEEVGLLSLSSADHSEIGDIAKGLADRYEDDKIGLSLPSTRVDAFNIDLANELTRNGRRSGLTFAPEGGSERIRKVINKMVSEDDLIRTVATAYGNGWRQVKLYFMCGLPTETDDDVLQIADMATKVIAKGREVSKSNDIRCTVSIGGFVPKPHTPFQWAPQLSAEETDARLEKLRNKIRGDKKYGRSIGFRYHDGKPGIVEGLLSRGDRRIGAVIRAVYDDGGRFDGWREHFSYDRWMRCAEKALAPFGVDVDWYTTRERTYEEVLPWDHLDSGLDKDWLWEDWQDALDETEVEDCRWTPCFDCGVCPQMDTQIQIGPTGKKLLPLTVKNAAPAPSGHGH, via the coding sequence ATGCCTGCCGAAGTCGCTGCGTCGGTGTTCCCGCAGCTCGAAGCTCTGCTCCCGCATGTGCAGAAGCCGATCCAGTACGTCGGCGGAGAACTCAACTCCACAGTCAAGGACTGGGACTCCTGTGACGTCCGCTGGGCGCTCATGTATCCGGACGCCTACGAGGTCGGCCTGCCCAACCAGGGCGTCCAGATCCTCTACGAGGTGCTCAACGAGCAGCAGGGCGTCCTCGCCGAGCGCACCTACAGCGTGTGGCCGGACCTGGAGGAGCTGATGCGGGAGCACGGCGTCCCGCAGTTCACGGTGGACAGCCACCGGCCCGTGAAGGCCTTCGACGTGCTGGGCCTGTCCTTCTCAACGGAGCTGGGCTACACCAACATGCTGGCGGCCCTGGACCTCTCCGGGATCCCCCTGGAGGCCAAGGACCGCGGCCTGGACGACCCGATCGTCATGGCCGGCGGCCACGCCGCGTTCAACCCCGAGCCGATCGCGGACTTCATCGACTGCGCGGTGATCGGCGACGGCGAGCAGGCCGTCCTGGAGGTCACCGCGATCATCCGCGCCTGGAAGGCGGAGGGCCGCCCCGGCGGCCGCGAGGAACTCCTCTTCCGCCTGGCCAAGACGGGCGGGGTGTACGTGCCCGGCTTCTACGACGTCGAGTACCTGCCGGACGGCCGTATCGCCCGCGTCGTACCGAAGCGCAGCGGTGTCCCGTGGCGGGTCTCCAAGCACACGGTGATGGACCTCGACGAGTGGCCGTACCCCAAGCAGCCCCTGGTCCCGCTCGCCGAGACGGTCCACGAGCGCATGTCGGTGGAGATCTTCCGCGGCTGCACCCGCGGCTGCCGGTTCTGCCAGGCCGGCATGATCACCCGCCCGGTCCGCGAGCGCTCCATCACGGGCATCGGCGACATGGTCGAGCAGGGCCTGAAGGCGACCGGCTTCGAGGAGGTGGGCCTGCTGTCCCTGTCCTCGGCGGACCACTCGGAGATCGGCGACATCGCCAAGGGCCTCGCGGACCGCTACGAGGACGACAAGATCGGCCTCTCCCTCCCGTCCACCCGCGTGGACGCCTTCAACATCGACCTGGCGAACGAGCTCACGCGCAACGGCCGCCGCTCCGGCCTCACTTTCGCCCCGGAGGGCGGCTCGGAGCGCATCCGCAAGGTCATCAACAAGATGGTCTCGGAAGACGACCTGATCAGGACCGTCGCGACGGCGTACGGCAACGGCTGGCGTCAGGTGAAGCTGTACTTCATGTGCGGCCTGCCGACGGAGACCGACGACGACGTCCTCCAGATCGCCGACATGGCGACCAAGGTCATCGCCAAGGGCCGCGAGGTGTCGAAGTCCAACGACATCCGCTGCACGGTCTCGATCGGCGGCTTCGTCCCCAAGCCCCACACCCCCTTCCAGTGGGCGCCGCAGCTGTCGGCGGAGGAGACGGACGCCCGCCTGGAGAAGCTGCGGAACAAGATCCGCGGCGACAAGAAGTACGGCCGCTCCATCGGCTTCCGCTACCACGACGGCAAGCCCGGCATCGTCGAGGGCCTGCTGTCCCGCGGCGACCGCCGGATCGGCGCCGTCATCCGCGCGGTCTACGACGACGGCGGCCGCTTCGACGGCTGGCGCGAGCACTTCTCGTACGACCGCTGGATGCGGTGCGCCGAGAAGGCGCTGGCCCCCTTCGGCGTCGACGTCGACTGGTACACGACGCGTGAGCGCACGTACGAGGAGGTCCTCCCCTGGGACCACCTGGACTCCGGCCTCGACAAGGACTGGCTCTGGGAGGACTGGCAGGACGCCCTCGACGAGACGGAGGTCGAGGACTGCCGCTGGACGCCGTGCTTCGACTGCGGCGTGTGTCCGCAGATGGACACCCAGATCCAGATCGGCCCGACGGGGAAGAAGCTCCTCCCCCTGACGGTCAAGAACGCGGCGCCGGCTCCCAGCGGGCACGGGCACTGA
- a CDS encoding GNAT family N-acetyltransferase, which translates to MENISIRPARSGELAAVARLRWEWLIENGGESLGERGEFVRHFVEWARDNAGSHRCMVVVRDDVVIGMAWLAVVQRVPTPRAPRRASGDLQCVYVVPEARDGGLGGALIRAVLDGARELGLERVTVHSSPQAIPAYARCGFQESARLLHARVVGA; encoded by the coding sequence ATGGAGAACATCAGTATCCGCCCGGCCCGGTCCGGCGAACTGGCGGCTGTCGCCCGGCTCCGGTGGGAGTGGCTCATCGAGAACGGGGGCGAGTCCCTCGGCGAACGCGGGGAGTTCGTACGGCACTTCGTCGAATGGGCCCGGGACAACGCCGGGTCGCACCGGTGCATGGTGGTCGTGCGCGACGACGTCGTCATCGGTATGGCCTGGCTGGCGGTGGTGCAGCGGGTGCCCACGCCGCGGGCGCCCCGGCGGGCCTCCGGCGACCTCCAGTGCGTGTACGTCGTGCCCGAGGCGCGCGACGGCGGGCTGGGCGGCGCGCTCATCCGGGCCGTTCTGGACGGGGCCCGGGAGCTCGGCCTGGAGCGGGTGACCGTGCACTCGAGCCCGCAGGCGATTCCCGCGTACGCCCGGTGCGGGTTCCAGGAGTCGGCCCGGCTGCTGCACGCCCGGGTCGTGGGCGCCTGA
- a CDS encoding TIGR03936 family radical SAM-associated protein, translating into MQRIRLRYTKRGRLRFTSHRDFQRAFERALRRAEVPMAYSAGFTPHPKVSYANAAPTGTGSEAEYLEIALTAQRDPEQLRILLDESLPAGLDIIEAVEARTPGLADRLTASVWELRLDGVPQEEARRAADAFNAAETVEVQRLAKNGVRTFDARSAVVSLEIPDLTETHSSQADRPTDQPCAILRLVVRHVTPAVRPDDVLSGLRAVADLAPPVPAAVTRLAQGLFDEETGTVTDPLAPDREAAEAHSTAEPPAAATAPA; encoded by the coding sequence GTGCAGCGCATCCGACTGCGCTACACCAAGCGCGGCCGCCTCCGGTTCACCAGCCACCGTGACTTCCAGCGCGCCTTCGAGCGTGCGTTGCGCCGTGCCGAGGTGCCGATGGCCTACTCGGCGGGCTTCACACCGCACCCGAAGGTGTCGTACGCCAATGCCGCACCCACCGGCACGGGCAGTGAGGCGGAGTACCTGGAGATCGCGCTCACCGCGCAGCGCGACCCGGAGCAGCTCAGGATCCTTCTCGACGAGTCGCTGCCCGCCGGGCTCGACATCATCGAGGCGGTCGAGGCCCGCACCCCGGGCCTCGCCGACCGGCTGACGGCTTCCGTGTGGGAGCTGCGGCTGGACGGCGTGCCGCAGGAGGAAGCCCGCCGGGCGGCGGACGCCTTCAACGCGGCCGAGACCGTCGAGGTCCAGCGCCTCGCCAAGAACGGGGTGCGCACCTTCGACGCCCGCTCCGCCGTCGTGAGCCTGGAGATCCCCGATCTCACAGAAACGCACAGTTCGCAGGCTGATAGGCCGACCGACCAGCCCTGTGCGATACTGCGGCTGGTTGTTCGGCACGTGACGCCTGCCGTACGACCCGACGACGTCCTGTCCGGTCTCCGCGCCGTGGCCGACCTGGCGCCGCCGGTCCCCGCAGCGGTGACCAGGCTGGCGCAGGGGCTGTTCGATGAAGAGACCGGCACGGTGACCGACCCGCTCGCGCCCGACCGCGAGGCAGCGGAGGCCCACTCAACGGCCGAACCGCCTGCCGCCGCGACGGCGCCGGCGTAG
- a CDS encoding Rne/Rng family ribonuclease, with protein sequence MLEPTEPTESSTDSEQNTPSDTLPPRRRRRAASRPAGPPVGTSSDAPVETVTPAIPAAEPDDLADDAVAADEAEETAAEETVAPAQEQAAEEAAPAAPKRRRVVRRAAAPAGAPAGAEAAETVVPVTAGAPAASEAPEQVEAAPSAEVSEDAAPRRTRRRATRTVTSPAAAPAEAVEAVAPAAAAAQAEPSAPETAEAAEEAAPRKTRRRATRRVTAPTAAPAAAEAAEGTADAGRSGSVTTTDAPAEAAAVSGGPAEAPAGTPAEEAKAPVTDSPAAESDGAPEAAADAAARAAQAPEPAEPAEDAAPRRRRRAVRRAASGFAEPAQSSRGSRASKSAQAAAGESETSARPARPAVALFQAPVFTEPQFQTPERAAAAAAAEAAGAEEPEETEESAPAEVREEQPGGSRRRRRRRGSADEPEAQVTEAPATEAPAAESAVDEAEEPEESAEGDDQDDSEGTGSRRRRRRGGRRRRRGDSAETDTEAGEGMDAESEQDAEDTAEQAEEDQDESDEAADREESSGGGSSSSRRRRRRRRRAGDTAPEAEPSDDDPERTVVKVREPRPKAEPSDEVQSIKGSTRLEAKKQRRREGREQGRRRVPIITEAEFLARREAVERVMVVRQHGDRTQIGVLEDNVLVEHYVNKEQSTSYVGNVYLGKVQNVLPSMEAAFIDIGKGRNAVLYAGEVNFEALGMANGPRRIESALKSGQSVLVQVTKDPIGHKGARLTSQVSLPGRYLVYVPEGSMTGISRKLPDTERARLKTILKKIVPEDAGVIVRTAAEGASEDELRRDVERLQGQWEDIQKKAKNGGNAPTLLYGEPDMTVRVVRDIFNEDFSKVVVSGDEAWQTIHGYVSHVAPDLAERLQKWTSEVDVFATYRIDEQLAKALDRKVWLPSGGSLVIDRTEAMVVVDVNTGKFTGQGGNLEETVTRNNLEAAEEIVRQLRLRDLGGIIVIDFIDMVLESNRDLVLRRLLECLGRDRTKHQVAEVTSLGLVQMTRKRVGQGLLESFSETCVHCNGRGVIVHMEQPTTSGGGGGKRKKRARAGAAEQPHVHEAAVETAEQEAETEAEIGAEIAEPIALPEPAFEPDEELYSSAAEAEAAATRGRTRRRTSRRASAPAGAPRGETAEPKAEQDRKAEQAEAEVPTAQDVTVAEEVARPVQQEPAAEAHAEPMAVEDPVVEAPAAEEAAPKGRGRRRATRKVSAPAGSPAGAEAAVVTVSETAPAASEATQAPEQAEQPEAAAEAAAEVPAESAAPARPRRRAVRKPTVSTASEEAAVVVVPSAASEAAPEAAAADGAATEEAAEESAPAKKTARKTAKKATAKKAAAKKTAAKKTAAKKTTAKKAAAKTTKTAAKKTTSKKTVAAEQSRSSVSASTDED encoded by the coding sequence ATGCTCGAACCGACCGAACCCACAGAGTCCTCCACGGACTCCGAACAGAACACCCCCAGCGACACCCTGCCGCCCCGCCGGCGGCGCCGTGCCGCGTCCCGACCGGCGGGTCCGCCGGTCGGCACCTCCTCCGACGCTCCGGTGGAGACCGTCACGCCGGCCATACCGGCCGCGGAGCCCGACGACCTCGCGGACGACGCAGTAGCGGCCGACGAGGCCGAGGAGACCGCCGCCGAGGAGACCGTCGCGCCGGCGCAGGAGCAGGCCGCCGAGGAGGCCGCGCCTGCCGCTCCCAAGCGGCGTCGTGTGGTTCGCCGTGCCGCCGCGCCCGCCGGGGCCCCGGCGGGCGCCGAGGCCGCCGAGACCGTGGTGCCGGTGACCGCCGGTGCTCCCGCCGCCTCCGAGGCGCCGGAGCAGGTTGAGGCCGCCCCGTCCGCCGAGGTGTCCGAGGATGCCGCTCCCCGGCGCACCCGGCGTCGTGCGACGCGCACGGTGACCTCGCCCGCCGCGGCTCCGGCCGAGGCCGTGGAGGCGGTGGCGCCTGCTGCCGCCGCCGCACAGGCCGAGCCGAGCGCCCCCGAGACCGCGGAGGCCGCCGAGGAGGCTGCTCCGCGGAAGACCCGGCGGCGTGCCACGCGACGGGTGACCGCGCCCACCGCAGCGCCTGCCGCCGCGGAGGCGGCGGAAGGAACCGCCGACGCGGGCCGGTCCGGCTCCGTCACCACGACCGACGCGCCCGCCGAGGCCGCCGCCGTGTCCGGTGGGCCCGCCGAGGCCCCCGCCGGCACGCCCGCCGAGGAGGCGAAGGCACCTGTGACCGATTCCCCCGCCGCTGAGTCCGACGGAGCCCCCGAGGCCGCCGCCGACGCCGCCGCTCGCGCCGCCCAGGCGCCCGAGCCCGCCGAGCCCGCCGAGGATGCCGCTCCGCGGCGCCGTCGCCGGGCCGTCCGCCGGGCCGCCAGTGGTTTCGCCGAGCCCGCGCAGTCCTCACGGGGCTCCCGGGCCTCGAAGTCCGCGCAGGCCGCCGCCGGTGAGAGCGAGACGTCGGCGCGGCCCGCGCGGCCCGCCGTCGCCCTCTTCCAGGCGCCCGTGTTCACCGAGCCCCAGTTCCAGACGCCGGAGCGGGCCGCTGCCGCGGCCGCCGCCGAGGCGGCCGGGGCCGAGGAGCCCGAGGAGACGGAGGAGTCCGCGCCGGCGGAGGTGCGGGAGGAGCAGCCCGGCGGGTCGCGCCGCCGGCGTCGTCGCCGGGGTTCCGCTGACGAGCCCGAGGCCCAGGTCACCGAGGCCCCCGCCACCGAGGCCCCCGCCGCCGAGAGCGCCGTCGACGAGGCGGAGGAGCCCGAGGAGTCCGCCGAGGGCGACGACCAGGACGACTCCGAGGGCACCGGCTCGCGCCGTCGCCGTCGCCGGGGCGGCCGCCGCCGTCGGCGTGGTGACTCCGCCGAGACCGACACCGAGGCCGGCGAGGGCATGGACGCCGAGTCCGAGCAGGACGCCGAGGACACCGCGGAGCAGGCCGAGGAGGACCAGGACGAGTCCGACGAGGCCGCCGACCGCGAGGAGTCGTCCGGCGGCGGCTCCAGCAGCAGCCGCCGGCGTCGTCGCCGTCGTCGCCGTGCCGGTGACACCGCGCCCGAGGCCGAGCCGTCCGACGACGACCCGGAGCGCACGGTCGTCAAGGTCCGTGAGCCCCGCCCCAAGGCCGAGCCGTCCGACGAGGTGCAGTCCATCAAGGGCTCGACCCGTCTGGAGGCCAAGAAGCAGCGCCGCCGGGAGGGCCGCGAGCAGGGCCGCCGGCGCGTCCCGATCATCACCGAGGCCGAGTTCCTGGCCCGGCGCGAGGCCGTCGAGCGTGTGATGGTCGTCCGGCAGCACGGCGACCGTACGCAGATCGGTGTCCTCGAGGACAACGTGCTCGTCGAGCACTACGTCAACAAGGAGCAGTCGACCTCGTACGTCGGCAACGTCTACCTCGGCAAGGTGCAGAACGTGCTGCCGTCGATGGAGGCCGCCTTCATCGACATCGGCAAGGGCCGCAACGCGGTGCTGTACGCCGGTGAGGTCAACTTCGAGGCGCTCGGCATGGCCAACGGGCCGCGGCGCATCGAGTCCGCCCTGAAGTCCGGGCAGTCGGTGCTCGTCCAGGTGACGAAGGACCCCATCGGGCACAAGGGCGCCCGCCTGACCAGCCAGGTCTCCCTCCCCGGCCGCTACCTCGTGTACGTGCCCGAGGGCTCCATGACCGGCATCAGCCGCAAGCTCCCCGACACCGAGCGGGCGCGGCTGAAGACGATCCTCAAGAAGATCGTCCCCGAGGACGCGGGCGTCATCGTGCGCACCGCCGCCGAGGGCGCGAGCGAGGACGAGCTGCGCCGGGACGTCGAGCGGCTCCAGGGGCAGTGGGAGGACATCCAGAAGAAGGCCAAGAACGGCGGCAACGCGCCGACGCTGCTGTACGGCGAGCCGGACATGACCGTCCGGGTCGTGCGCGACATCTTCAACGAGGACTTCTCCAAGGTCGTCGTCAGCGGCGACGAGGCGTGGCAGACCATCCACGGCTACGTGTCGCACGTCGCGCCGGACCTCGCCGAGCGGCTCCAGAAGTGGACCTCCGAGGTCGACGTCTTCGCCACGTACCGGATCGACGAGCAGCTCGCCAAGGCGCTGGACCGCAAGGTCTGGCTGCCCAGCGGCGGTTCGCTGGTGATCGACCGGACCGAGGCGATGGTCGTCGTCGACGTCAACACCGGCAAGTTCACCGGTCAGGGCGGCAACCTCGAGGAGACCGTCACCAGGAACAACCTGGAGGCGGCCGAGGAGATCGTGCGTCAGCTGCGGCTGCGCGACCTCGGCGGCATCATCGTCATCGACTTCATCGACATGGTGCTGGAGTCCAACCGGGACCTGGTGCTGCGGCGCCTGCTCGAATGCCTGGGCCGGGACCGTACGAAGCACCAGGTGGCCGAGGTGACCTCGCTGGGGCTCGTGCAGATGACCCGCAAGCGGGTCGGGCAGGGGCTCCTGGAGTCCTTCTCCGAGACCTGCGTCCACTGCAACGGACGCGGTGTCATCGTGCACATGGAGCAGCCGACCACCTCCGGCGGAGGCGGCGGCAAGCGCAAGAAGCGTGCGCGTGCCGGTGCCGCCGAGCAGCCGCACGTGCACGAGGCGGCCGTCGAGACCGCCGAGCAGGAGGCGGAGACCGAGGCCGAGATCGGTGCCGAGATCGCCGAGCCGATCGCGCTGCCAGAGCCGGCCTTCGAGCCCGACGAGGAGCTGTACAGCAGCGCCGCCGAGGCGGAGGCCGCGGCCACGCGCGGGCGGACCCGGCGCCGGACGAGCCGGCGGGCGTCCGCTCCGGCGGGTGCGCCGCGCGGTGAGACGGCGGAGCCGAAGGCCGAGCAGGACAGGAAGGCCGAGCAGGCCGAGGCCGAGGTGCCGACGGCTCAGGACGTGACCGTCGCCGAGGAGGTCGCCCGTCCGGTGCAGCAGGAGCCGGCCGCCGAAGCGCACGCCGAGCCGATGGCCGTCGAGGACCCGGTCGTCGAGGCCCCGGCCGCCGAGGAGGCCGCGCCCAAGGGCCGTGGCCGTCGGCGGGCGACGCGCAAGGTGTCCGCGCCGGCCGGTTCTCCGGCGGGGGCGGAGGCGGCCGTGGTGACGGTCTCCGAGACCGCGCCCGCGGCGTCCGAGGCCACGCAGGCGCCCGAGCAGGCCGAACAGCCCGAGGCGGCTGCCGAGGCGGCTGCGGAGGTGCCCGCCGAGAGCGCCGCCCCGGCCCGTCCGCGGCGCCGCGCCGTGCGCAAGCCCACCGTGTCCACCGCCTCCGAGGAGGCGGCCGTCGTGGTCGTCCCGTCGGCCGCGTCCGAGGCAGCCCCGGAGGCCGCCGCGGCCGACGGCGCCGCCACGGAGGAGGCCGCCGAGGAGTCGGCTCCGGCCAAGAAGACGGCCCGCAAGACGGCCAAGAAGGCCACGGCGAAGAAGGCCGCCGCCAAGAAGACCGCGGCGAAGAAGACCGCGGCCAAGAAGACGACGGCGAAGAAGGCGGCGGCGAAGACGACCAAGACCGCCGCCAAGAAGACCACGTCGAAGAAGACCGTCGCGGCGGAGCAGTCCCGCTCCTCCGTCTCGGCCTCCACCGACGAGGACTGA
- the rplU gene encoding 50S ribosomal protein L21, with protein sequence MYAIVRSGGRQHKVAVGDIVEVDKISTAQVGDTVELSTLLVVDGDSVTSDPWVLAGIKVQAEVVDHHKGQKIDILRYKNKTGYRRRQGHRQQYTAIKVTEIPAAAK encoded by the coding sequence GTGTACGCCATCGTGCGCAGCGGTGGTCGCCAGCACAAGGTTGCTGTCGGCGACATCGTTGAGGTTGACAAGATTTCCACTGCCCAGGTTGGCGACACGGTCGAGCTCTCGACCCTGCTCGTTGTCGACGGCGACTCCGTGACCAGCGACCCGTGGGTGCTGGCCGGCATCAAGGTCCAGGCCGAGGTCGTGGACCACCACAAGGGCCAGAAGATCGACATTCTGCGCTACAAGAACAAGACCGGTTACCGCCGTCGCCAGGGCCACCGCCAGCAGTACACGGCGATCAAGGTCACTGAGATCCCCGCGGCTGCGAAGTAA
- the rpmA gene encoding 50S ribosomal protein L27 produces the protein MAHKKGASSTRNGRDSNAQRLGVKRFGGQVVNAGEILVRQRGTHFHPGAGVGRGGDDTLFALQAGSVQFGTHRGRKVVNIVPVA, from the coding sequence ATGGCACACAAGAAGGGCGCATCGTCCACCCGGAACGGTCGCGACTCCAACGCCCAGCGGCTCGGCGTGAAGCGCTTCGGCGGTCAGGTCGTCAACGCGGGTGAGATCCTGGTCCGTCAGCGCGGCACCCACTTCCACCCGGGCGCCGGTGTCGGCCGTGGCGGCGACGACACGCTGTTCGCGCTCCAGGCCGGTTCGGTGCAGTTCGGCACCCACCGTGGCCGCAAGGTCGTGAACATCGTTCCGGTCGCCTGA